A portion of the Luxibacter massiliensis genome contains these proteins:
- a CDS encoding DUF6382 domain-containing protein — protein sequence MKTGYKKELNKVYLHIDFPHLYEEDYQIPMIRENNIPGLLDVTGCGIDGKSRYSYAVTGMVSMKARFESSPVRQEDMLVFVDRLMEVVKSVGKHMLSTNSLLLHPEFMFYDGKTWFFCYLPGRKKTLCEAFHVITEYFVQKLDYDETEGIMLAYELHKATLQENYDLEKIVEEYQLHKEQRENKKPGEDVEEGGSLPNEHLFSPLEEEYQPSADVQTIREIGGRWTPWKRAVGRAKKNRWGSWKDLIFETDGQEQEEPL from the coding sequence ATGAAAACAGGTTATAAAAAAGAATTGAACAAAGTATATTTACATATAGATTTTCCTCATTTGTATGAAGAGGATTATCAGATTCCTATGATCAGGGAAAATAATATCCCAGGGTTGTTGGATGTTACAGGCTGTGGGATAGATGGCAAGAGCCGTTACAGTTATGCGGTTACGGGTATGGTGTCCATGAAGGCCAGGTTTGAGTCCTCCCCAGTGAGGCAGGAAGATATGCTTGTTTTTGTGGACAGGCTGATGGAGGTGGTTAAATCAGTGGGAAAGCATATGCTGAGTACAAATAGCCTTCTGTTACATCCAGAGTTTATGTTTTATGATGGAAAGACCTGGTTTTTTTGTTATTTGCCAGGCAGAAAGAAAACACTGTGCGAAGCATTCCATGTTATTACAGAATATTTTGTGCAAAAGCTGGATTATGATGAGACAGAAGGAATTATGCTGGCTTATGAACTACATAAAGCTACGCTGCAGGAAAATTATGACCTGGAAAAGATAGTGGAGGAATATCAATTACACAAAGAGCAGAGAGAAAATAAAAAGCCAGGAGAGGACGTGGAGGAGGGGGGAAGCCTGCCTAACGAACATCTATTTTCCCCTCTTGAGGAAGAATATCAACCTTCCGCTGATGTTCAGACTATCCGTGAAATTGGAGGACGCTGGACTCCTTGGAAAAGGGCGGTGGGGAGAGCTAAAAAAAATAGATGGGGCAGCTGGAAAGATTTGATTTTTGAAACAGATGGACAGGAGCAGGAAGAACCTTTATAA
- a CDS encoding TadE/TadG family type IV pilus assembly protein, whose amino-acid sequence MFPFREYSTLLCNTARWKDTRNQKRNQKKCPVAFLKGSVTVEMSWIMPLVLLVLLFTVYTVFYYHDKNIIIGASAETASVGAQSKRSKGEEISDLKGFCRERIGHKLILLHITEIKVTDGEDMVEVSVQAGKGRMLIQTASRAAVLKPEDKIRKRKQLESIVSKQ is encoded by the coding sequence ATGTTTCCCTTCAGAGAATACAGTACTTTGCTCTGCAATACAGCAAGATGGAAAGATACAAGAAATCAAAAAAGGAATCAAAAGAAATGTCCAGTTGCTTTCCTAAAAGGCAGTGTAACTGTGGAGATGTCCTGGATTATGCCATTGGTATTGCTGGTTCTTTTATTTACAGTATATACAGTATTTTATTATCACGATAAAAATATAATCATTGGGGCGTCAGCGGAGACTGCATCTGTAGGGGCCCAGAGTAAAAGAAGTAAAGGGGAGGAGATTTCAGATTTAAAAGGGTTTTGCAGAGAACGTATCGGCCATAAATTGATTTTACTACATATAACAGAAATTAAAGTAACAGATGGGGAAGATATGGTAGAGGTTTCTGTACAGGCGGGGAAGGGCAGGATGTTAATCCAGACTGCAAGCAGGGCGGCTGTGTTAAAACCAGAGGACAAAATAAGAAAGAGAAAACAGTTAGAGTCCATTGTGAGTAAGCAGTAG
- a CDS encoding prepilin peptidase, whose amino-acid sequence MSEAGQIVCTLYLCILSAIDIRIRRLPLWLLAAGGAAAVSVHIYQGEMPVVLVLAGAGTGIVFLAVSRATEEGFGYGDSLLILVLGIYLGFWSLLGLLLIAFTLAAIYAAAIFIFHRLDRRTGYPFVPFLMAAYVVWICTGGF is encoded by the coding sequence ATGAGCGAAGCAGGACAGATTGTATGTACTTTGTATTTATGTATTTTATCAGCTATAGATATCCGTATCCGCAGACTGCCCCTGTGGCTGTTGGCCGCAGGCGGTGCAGCGGCCGTCAGCGTCCATATATACCAGGGAGAAATGCCTGTTGTACTGGTACTGGCAGGAGCCGGGACAGGGATTGTATTTCTGGCAGTCAGCAGGGCGACTGAGGAAGGGTTTGGCTATGGAGATAGTCTGTTAATTTTAGTTTTGGGGATTTATCTGGGGTTTTGGAGCCTGCTGGGACTTCTTCTAATTGCATTCACACTGGCAGCCATATATGCAGCGGCAATCTTTATATTTCACAGGCTTGACCGCAGGACTGGATACCCGTTTGTACCATTTTTAATGGCAGCATATGTTGTCTGGATATGTACAGGAGGGTTTTAG
- a CDS encoding rhomboid family intramembrane serine protease encodes MKKEQRAVCTIALIVINISLFLILTAVGGTQDTGLMLKYGAMYGPYVTEGRQYYRLLTSIFLHFGIEHLLNNVILLGALGWNLEMEIGKIRFLIVYLVSGVAGNLLSLLMSQAGNINYVSAGASGAIFGLMGGLVSVVIKNRGNVGRLTNKGLLFMVLLSLYFGFTSSGVDNTAHIGGLISGFILAGILYRRKVSRHVL; translated from the coding sequence ATGAAAAAGGAGCAAAGAGCAGTCTGCACGATTGCGTTGATAGTAATAAATATAAGTTTATTTTTAATTTTAACAGCTGTGGGGGGAACCCAGGATACAGGGCTTATGCTGAAGTATGGAGCAATGTATGGGCCGTATGTCACAGAAGGCCGCCAGTATTATAGGCTTTTGACCAGCATATTCCTCCATTTTGGCATAGAGCATTTGTTAAATAATGTGATACTTCTGGGAGCGTTGGGGTGGAATTTGGAGATGGAGATTGGAAAGATAAGGTTTCTGATTGTTTATCTTGTTTCAGGCGTGGCCGGCAATCTATTATCCTTGTTGATGAGCCAGGCCGGAAATATTAACTATGTCTCTGCCGGTGCATCTGGCGCTATATTTGGACTAATGGGAGGCCTGGTCAGCGTGGTAATAAAGAACCGGGGGAATGTGGGGCGCCTGACAAATAAAGGGCTTTTGTTTATGGTACTCCTGAGTCTTTATTTTGGGTTTACAAGTTCCGGAGTTGATAACACTGCCCACATAGGGGGACTGATCAGTGGGTTTATATTGGCGGGTATTTTGTACCGCAGAAAAGTATCCCGGCATGTTCTATAA